One genomic region from Streptomyces sp. NBC_00582 encodes:
- a CDS encoding Lrp/AsnC family transcriptional regulator, with protein MTAYSPDATDWRILEVLQRDGRASYAELARAVAMSPSAVTERVRRLEEAGVIQGYAAVVDPERLGLPILAFVRLRYPNGNYKPFHDLVAVTPEILEAHHVTGDDCFVIKVTARSMRHLEEVSGKIGALGSVTTSVVYSSPLPRRPLGR; from the coding sequence ATGACCGCGTATTCCCCGGACGCCACCGACTGGCGCATCCTCGAGGTCCTCCAGCGGGACGGCCGGGCCAGCTACGCCGAGCTGGCGCGGGCCGTCGCCATGTCGCCCAGCGCCGTCACCGAGCGGGTGCGGCGGCTGGAGGAGGCGGGGGTGATCCAGGGGTACGCGGCCGTCGTGGACCCGGAGCGGCTGGGGCTGCCGATCCTGGCGTTCGTCCGGCTGCGCTACCCCAACGGCAACTACAAGCCGTTCCACGACCTGGTGGCCGTGACGCCCGAGATCCTGGAGGCGCACCACGTCACGGGCGACGACTGCTTCGTCATCAAGGTCACCGCCCGTTCGATGCGGCATCTGGAGGAGGTGTCGGGGAAGATCGGCGCGCTCGGGTCGGTCACGACCAGCGTCGTCTACTCCTCCCCGCTCCCCCGGCGCCCGCTCGGCCGGTAG
- a CDS encoding rhodanese-like domain-containing protein, producing MTTDTVNPVLRVAPATPAEAAAHFRASLAFHADVSDVAAALAAGGDPGFVVLDSRSTEAWDQGHIPGAVHLPTALIPEQAERLLDRNVPVVTYCWGPGCNGATRAALALAERGYRVKEMLGGFEYWAREGFAYETWQGREERDADPLTAPVDAANCGC from the coding sequence ATGACGACCGACACCGTGAACCCCGTCCTCCGCGTCGCCCCCGCCACCCCGGCCGAGGCCGCCGCCCACTTCCGCGCCTCGCTCGCCTTCCACGCCGACGTCTCCGACGTGGCCGCCGCGCTCGCCGCCGGCGGTGACCCCGGGTTCGTCGTCCTGGACTCCCGCTCCACCGAGGCCTGGGACCAGGGCCACATCCCCGGCGCCGTGCACCTGCCGACCGCTCTCATCCCCGAACAGGCCGAGCGGCTCCTCGACAGGAACGTGCCGGTCGTGACGTACTGCTGGGGGCCCGGCTGCAACGGCGCCACCCGCGCCGCCCTCGCGCTCGCCGAACGCGGCTACCGCGTCAAGGAGATGCTCGGCGGCTTCGAGTACTGGGCCCGCGAGGGCTTCGCCTACGAGACCTGGCAGGGCCGCGAGGAGCGCGACGCCGACCCGCTCACGGCACCGGTGGACGCGGCGAACTGCGGCTGCTGA
- a CDS encoding ATP-grasp domain-containing protein has product MTITRTLFLSPRVTATGHALADAARRRGAHVETLRDWRVPERYRGAPDASLYAGPLFADAVARELGVGLLEAPTDWLARLPYELTLRDVEFTTIAEAWTLRRPAFVKPPNDKSFPARVYPDGSGLPGADAVDGTEPVLVSDIVAFAVEYRLFLLDGEVRTGSRYATRGALDVAPLAKDPRRAEVLDFAGRMTAAAGTGLPSAIVVDVGLIDGSGWAVVEANAAWASGHYACDADAALDVVLRAARPEAEFETPDRGFLRPVPDVVRD; this is encoded by the coding sequence ATGACGATCACCCGGACCCTTTTCCTCTCCCCGCGCGTCACCGCCACCGGCCACGCCCTCGCGGACGCGGCACGGCGACGCGGGGCGCACGTGGAGACGCTGCGGGACTGGCGGGTGCCGGAGCGGTACCGGGGCGCCCCGGATGCCTCGCTGTACGCCGGTCCGCTGTTCGCGGACGCGGTCGCGCGGGAGCTGGGCGTCGGGCTGCTGGAGGCACCGACGGACTGGCTGGCCCGGCTGCCGTACGAACTCACCCTGCGGGACGTGGAGTTCACCACGATCGCCGAGGCGTGGACGCTGCGGCGACCGGCGTTCGTCAAGCCGCCGAACGACAAGAGCTTCCCGGCCCGGGTCTACCCGGACGGCAGTGGACTGCCCGGGGCGGACGCGGTCGACGGCACGGAACCGGTCCTGGTCAGCGACATCGTCGCGTTCGCCGTGGAGTACCGGCTGTTCCTGCTGGACGGCGAGGTGCGCACGGGCAGCCGGTACGCGACCCGGGGCGCCCTGGACGTCGCCCCGCTGGCCAAGGACCCGCGCCGCGCCGAGGTGCTGGACTTCGCCGGGCGGATGACAGCGGCCGCGGGGACGGGGCTGCCGAGCGCGATCGTGGTGGACGTGGGCCTGATCGACGGGTCGGGCTGGGCGGTCGTGGAGGCCAACGCCGCCTGGGCCAGCGGGCATTACGCGTGCGACGCGGACGCCGCACTGGACGTGGTCCTGCGGGCGGCCCGCCCCGAGGCGGAGTTCGAGACGCCGGACCGCGGTTTCCTGCGGCCGGTCCCGGACGTCGTACGCGACTGA
- a CDS encoding DUF885 domain-containing protein: MSQTNNPLPRAVADAYVDGLIALDPVTGTFLGVAESSSRLPDYSPAGLEARARLARDTLAELAEAERRPGADSDIERRCARLLRERLTAELAVHEAEEGLRTVGNLGMPAHQVREVFAVTPNRTDEDWTAIAERLRAVPTALAGYRESLALGLERKLYGAPRPTATFIGQLTEWSDTDGAGRGWFEDFVATGTESLPDALRAELDEASRTATAAVVELRDWMRDVYAPAVEGAPNTVGRERYARWSRYYNGTDLDLDEAYAYGWAEYHRLLGEMKKEAERILPGAATPWVALAHLDEHGKHIEGVDEVRDWLQGLMDQAIEALDGTHFELADRVRRVESRIAPAGSAAAPYYTPPSEDFARPGRTWLPTMGQTRFPVYDLVSTWYHEGVPGHHLQLAQWAHVAADLSRYQAVVGMVSANAEGWALYAERLMDELGFLTDPEHRLGYLDAQMMRAVRVIVDIGMHLELEIPADSPFHPGERWTPELAQEFFGAHSSRPADFVESELTRYLTIPGQAIGYKLGERAWLLGREKARERRGEAFDLKSWHMAALSQGSLGLDDLVDELARL; encoded by the coding sequence ATGTCACAGACCAACAACCCGCTTCCCCGTGCGGTCGCCGACGCCTACGTCGACGGCCTCATCGCCCTCGACCCGGTCACCGGCACCTTCCTAGGAGTGGCGGAGAGTTCGAGCCGTCTGCCCGACTACTCGCCCGCGGGCCTCGAGGCGCGGGCGCGGCTGGCCCGGGACACCCTCGCGGAGCTCGCCGAGGCGGAGCGCCGGCCGGGCGCGGACAGTGACATCGAGCGCCGGTGCGCGCGGCTCCTGCGCGAGCGGCTGACCGCGGAACTGGCCGTGCACGAGGCCGAGGAAGGGCTGCGGACGGTCGGCAACCTGGGCATGCCCGCGCACCAGGTGCGCGAGGTGTTCGCCGTGACGCCGAACAGGACCGACGAGGACTGGACGGCGATCGCCGAACGGCTGCGCGCGGTGCCGACGGCCCTCGCCGGCTACCGCGAGTCCCTGGCGCTCGGCCTCGAACGCAAGCTGTACGGGGCGCCGCGCCCGACCGCCACGTTCATCGGCCAGCTCACCGAGTGGTCGGACACGGACGGCGCCGGCCGCGGCTGGTTCGAGGATTTCGTCGCCACCGGAACCGAGTCGCTGCCGGACGCGCTGCGCGCCGAGCTGGACGAGGCGTCCCGTACCGCGACGGCGGCGGTCGTGGAGCTGCGGGACTGGATGCGCGACGTGTACGCGCCGGCCGTGGAGGGCGCGCCGAACACGGTCGGCCGCGAGCGGTACGCGCGCTGGTCGCGCTACTACAACGGCACCGACCTCGATCTGGACGAGGCGTACGCCTACGGCTGGGCGGAGTACCACCGGCTCCTCGGCGAGATGAAGAAGGAGGCCGAGCGGATCCTGCCGGGCGCGGCCACGCCCTGGGTGGCCCTCGCTCACCTCGACGAGCACGGCAAGCACATCGAGGGCGTCGACGAGGTCCGCGACTGGCTGCAGGGCCTGATGGACCAGGCGATCGAGGCGCTGGACGGCACCCACTTCGAACTCGCCGACCGGGTACGGCGGGTGGAGTCGCGGATCGCCCCGGCCGGCAGCGCCGCCGCCCCCTACTACACGCCCCCGTCGGAGGACTTCGCACGGCCGGGCCGCACCTGGCTGCCGACGATGGGCCAGACCCGCTTCCCGGTGTACGACCTGGTCTCCACCTGGTACCACGAGGGCGTCCCCGGCCATCACCTCCAGCTCGCGCAGTGGGCGCACGTCGCCGCCGACCTCTCCCGGTACCAGGCCGTCGTCGGCATGGTCAGCGCCAACGCCGAGGGCTGGGCGCTGTACGCGGAGCGCCTGATGGACGAGCTGGGCTTCCTCACCGACCCCGAGCACCGGCTCGGCTATCTGGACGCGCAGATGATGCGGGCGGTGCGGGTCATCGTGGACATCGGTATGCACCTGGAGCTGGAGATCCCGGCGGATTCGCCGTTCCACCCGGGCGAGCGCTGGACGCCCGAGCTGGCGCAGGAGTTCTTCGGGGCGCACAGCAGCCGGCCGGCGGACTTCGTGGAGAGCGAGCTGACCCGCTATCTGACCATCCCGGGCCAGGCGATCGGCTACAAGCTCGGTGAGCGGGCGTGGCTGCTGGGCCGGGAGAAGGCGCGCGAACGCCGGGGCGAGGCCTTCGACCTCAAGTCCTGGCACATGGCGGCCCTCTCCCAGGGGTCGTTGGGGCTGGACGACCTGGTGGACGAGCTGGCGCGCCTCTGA
- a CDS encoding Lrp/AsnC family transcriptional regulator produces MAESVVLDPVDLQLLRLLQNDARTTYRDLAAQVGVAPSTCLDRVTRLRRSGVILGHELRLDPAKLGRGLQALLSVQVRPHRRELVGPFVERIRALPEALTVFHLTGPDDYLVHVAVADMADLQRLVLDEFTARHEVARVETRLIFQQWDCGPLLPPGEDAGRPVRTP; encoded by the coding sequence ATGGCCGAATCTGTCGTACTGGACCCGGTGGATCTGCAGCTCCTGCGACTGCTGCAGAACGACGCCCGGACCACCTACCGCGACCTCGCGGCGCAGGTCGGGGTCGCGCCGTCGACGTGCCTGGACCGGGTGACGCGGCTGCGCCGCTCGGGCGTGATCCTCGGGCATGAGCTGCGGCTGGATCCGGCCAAGCTCGGGCGGGGGCTGCAGGCGCTGCTGTCGGTGCAGGTCAGACCGCATCGGCGGGAGCTCGTGGGCCCGTTCGTGGAGCGGATCCGGGCGCTGCCGGAGGCGCTGACGGTCTTCCATCTGACCGGTCCCGACGACTACCTGGTGCATGTGGCGGTCGCCGACATGGCGGACCTCCAGCGGCTGGTCCTCGACGAGTTCACCGCCCGGCACGAGGTGGCCCGGGTGGAGACCCGGCTGATCTTCCAGCAGTGGGACTGCGGACCGCTGCTCCCGCCGGGCGAGGACGCCGGGCGGCCGGTTCGAACACCGTGA
- a CDS encoding trans-sulfuration enzyme family protein has protein sequence MDSAAASTHAHAYDDVRTSPAPRALATEAVHAGRDDLARQGLHAPPIDLSTTYPSYDSRAEAARIDAFAATGAEPEGPPVYGRLGNPTVARFETALARLEGTGSAVAFASGMAALSAVLLARASLGLRHVVAVCPLYGCSDHLLTAGLLGSEVTWTDPAGIADALRPDTGLVMVESPANPTLAEVDLRAVAHSCGSVPLLADNTFATPVLQRPAEHGARFVLHSATKYLGGHGDVLAGVVACDEEFAGLLRQIRFATGGVLHPLAGYLLLRGLSTLPVRVRAASATAAELARRLTADPRVARVHYPRLGGAMIAFEVHGDPHEVIAAVRLITPAVSLGSVDTLIQHPASISHRIVDADDRRGAGVNDRLLRLSVGLEDTEDLWNDLDSALGGACAPPSGATLRRSPAHRNGTTTPPPRRSPARP, from the coding sequence ATGGACTCAGCCGCAGCGAGCACGCACGCGCACGCGTACGACGACGTACGTACGTCCCCGGCACCCCGGGCACTGGCCACCGAGGCCGTGCACGCCGGACGGGACGACCTGGCCCGGCAGGGCCTGCACGCCCCGCCGATCGACCTGTCCACCACCTACCCCTCCTACGACAGCCGCGCCGAGGCGGCCCGCATCGACGCCTTCGCCGCGACGGGCGCCGAGCCGGAGGGCCCGCCGGTCTACGGACGGCTGGGCAATCCCACGGTCGCCCGCTTCGAGACCGCCCTCGCCCGTCTGGAGGGCACCGGGAGCGCGGTCGCCTTCGCCAGCGGGATGGCCGCCCTGAGCGCGGTCCTGCTCGCCCGCGCCTCCCTCGGCCTGCGTCATGTCGTCGCCGTATGCCCCCTCTACGGCTGCAGCGACCACCTGCTGACCGCAGGACTGCTCGGCTCGGAGGTCACCTGGACGGACCCGGCCGGCATCGCCGACGCCCTGCGCCCCGACACCGGACTGGTGATGGTGGAGTCACCGGCCAACCCGACCCTCGCCGAAGTCGATCTGCGGGCCGTCGCCCATTCCTGCGGTTCGGTCCCGCTGCTCGCCGACAACACCTTCGCCACCCCCGTGCTCCAGCGCCCCGCCGAGCACGGCGCCCGGTTCGTCCTGCACAGCGCCACCAAGTACCTCGGCGGACACGGTGACGTCCTGGCGGGTGTGGTCGCCTGCGACGAGGAGTTCGCGGGGCTGCTGCGGCAGATACGGTTCGCCACCGGCGGGGTCCTGCACCCGCTCGCCGGCTATCTCCTGCTCCGGGGCCTGTCGACCCTCCCGGTCCGGGTCCGCGCCGCCTCCGCGACCGCCGCCGAACTGGCCCGCCGGCTCACCGCCGACCCGCGCGTGGCCCGTGTCCACTACCCGCGTCTGGGCGGCGCGATGATCGCCTTCGAGGTCCACGGCGATCCGCACGAGGTGATCGCGGCGGTCCGTCTGATCACCCCGGCGGTCAGCCTGGGCAGCGTGGACACCCTCATCCAGCACCCGGCGTCCATCAGCCACCGCATCGTCGACGCGGACGACCGCAGGGGAGCAGGTGTGAACGACCGCCTGCTGCGCCTGTCGGTGGGCCTGGAGGACACGGAGGATCTCTGGAACGACCTGGACAGCGCTCTGGGGGGCGCTTGCGCACCCCCGTCAGGGGCGACGCTCAGGCGTTCCCCGGCTCACCGGAACGGGACAACGACTCCGCCACCCCGACGGAGTCCAGCCCGGCCGTGA
- a CDS encoding GNAT family N-acetyltransferase, whose product MTRNLSDVKIAALSALSAYCKAAWRTRRHEDPPPTSDTGARPSSPEEQAGPGAVGAQSTLWRMRTTVRDTPGSLAALCSALAGHRVDILSLQTHPLGEDTVDEFLLRAPAALASADLTHAVAAAGGKRTWIERADAHDLVDAPTRVLGLATRTALDAAELPLALRQLLGRCTIRSLPATPVGGGRAAADVPVEGVLEDTVMRLRAPEGGVITVERPYLPFTPTEFARARALVELDARLGPRIPRGQDVLTLPEGNDITVRRADTGDLEAARAMHERCSARTLGMRYHGPVGDADRYLNHLLSPRYGRTLAVWTPSGRIVGLGHLLWDGDETEVALLVEDEWQGRGIGRELLDRLVAMAVEAGCDSVYAVTQSSNTGMVAAMRGLGLPLDYQIEEGTLVITAGLDSVGVAESLSRSGEPGNA is encoded by the coding sequence ATGACTCGAAACCTGTCCGACGTGAAAATCGCCGCTCTCTCCGCCCTCTCCGCGTACTGCAAGGCGGCCTGGAGGACACGCCGCCACGAAGACCCGCCGCCCACGAGCGATACCGGTGCCCGGCCGTCCTCCCCGGAGGAGCAGGCCGGGCCCGGCGCCGTCGGCGCGCAGAGCACCCTGTGGCGGATGCGGACGACGGTCAGGGACACCCCGGGATCCCTGGCCGCGCTGTGCTCGGCGCTGGCCGGGCACCGGGTGGACATCCTGAGCCTGCAGACGCATCCGCTGGGCGAGGACACCGTCGACGAGTTCCTGCTGCGCGCCCCGGCCGCGCTGGCCTCGGCCGACCTCACCCACGCCGTCGCCGCCGCGGGCGGCAAGCGCACCTGGATCGAGCGGGCCGACGCCCACGACCTGGTGGACGCGCCGACCCGGGTCCTCGGTCTCGCCACCCGCACGGCCCTCGACGCGGCGGAACTGCCGCTGGCGCTGCGGCAGCTCCTCGGCCGGTGCACGATCCGCTCACTGCCCGCCACCCCCGTCGGCGGCGGCCGGGCAGCGGCCGACGTGCCCGTCGAAGGGGTGCTGGAGGACACCGTGATGCGCCTGCGGGCGCCGGAAGGCGGAGTGATCACCGTGGAGCGGCCGTATCTGCCGTTCACCCCGACCGAGTTCGCCCGCGCGCGTGCCCTGGTCGAGCTGGACGCCCGGCTCGGTCCGCGGATCCCCCGCGGCCAGGACGTGCTGACGCTGCCCGAGGGCAACGACATCACCGTGCGCCGCGCCGACACCGGGGACCTGGAGGCGGCCCGGGCGATGCACGAGCGGTGCTCGGCGCGGACGCTCGGCATGCGGTACCACGGGCCCGTGGGGGACGCCGACCGCTATCTCAACCACCTGCTCAGCCCCCGGTACGGCCGCACCCTCGCGGTGTGGACGCCCTCCGGGCGGATCGTCGGGCTGGGGCACCTCCTGTGGGACGGTGACGAGACGGAGGTCGCGCTGCTCGTCGAGGACGAGTGGCAGGGGCGTGGGATCGGCCGTGAACTGCTCGATCGGCTGGTCGCCATGGCCGTCGAGGCCGGGTGCGACAGCGTGTACGCCGTGACGCAGTCCTCCAACACCGGGATGGTGGCCGCGATGCGGGGGCTCGGGCTGCCGCTCGACTACCAGATCGAGGAGGGGACCCTGGTGATCACGGCCGGGCTGGACTCCGTCGGGGTGGCGGAGTCGTTGTCCCGTTCCGGTGAGCCGGGGAACGCCTGA
- a CDS encoding alkaline phosphatase D family protein, with product MSHLPLPGRRSVLRGSLAASAALTLPVAAGAAPALALSGRPRADWGVQAGDVTADSGLVWVRSDRPARMIVETAATESFRHARRWYGPLLGAGTDFTGTTRLHGLPAGEQIHYRVLPADPDDPRRTGEPVTGTFRTVPAGRRRGVRFLWSGDLAGQGWGINPELGGYRIYDAMARLDPDFFVCSGDNIYADGPLTATQALPDGSLWRNVVTEEKSKVAETLAEFRGNFRYNLLDENLRRFNAQVPSVIQWDDHEVRNNWYPGEVIAASDTRYTEKSVDVLASRARRAFSEYFPISTLRAGRTQGRVHRVLRHGPLLDVFVLDMRTYRNANSPDDQTVDPQGILGREQLEWLKRELSRSRAVWKVIAADMPIGLVVPDTTEGRADIEAVAQGDPGAPLGRELQIAELLRFVKHRRITGTVWLTADVHHTSAQHYQPSRAAFTDFEPFWEFVSGPLNAGAFPANALDGTFGPERVFVKAPTASNVSPAGGYQFFGEVDIDGDSGELTVRLREQDGTVLFTQVLQPGRVGQ from the coding sequence GTGTCACACCTTCCCCTGCCCGGGCGCCGAAGCGTCCTGCGCGGTTCGCTGGCCGCGTCCGCGGCCCTGACCCTGCCCGTCGCGGCCGGCGCGGCGCCGGCGCTGGCCCTGTCCGGGCGCCCCCGGGCCGACTGGGGCGTGCAGGCCGGGGATGTGACCGCGGACTCCGGTCTGGTGTGGGTGCGTTCCGACCGTCCGGCACGGATGATCGTCGAGACGGCGGCCACCGAGTCGTTCCGGCACGCCCGGCGCTGGTACGGCCCGCTGCTCGGCGCCGGTACGGACTTCACCGGCACGACGCGGCTGCACGGCCTGCCCGCCGGCGAGCAGATCCACTACCGCGTGCTGCCGGCCGACCCGGACGACCCCCGCCGCACCGGGGAACCGGTCACCGGCACCTTCCGCACGGTGCCCGCCGGCCGTCGGCGCGGAGTGCGCTTCCTGTGGTCCGGCGATCTGGCCGGCCAGGGCTGGGGCATCAACCCGGAACTCGGCGGCTACCGCATCTACGACGCGATGGCCAGGCTCGACCCGGACTTCTTCGTCTGCTCCGGCGACAACATCTACGCCGACGGCCCGCTCACCGCCACCCAGGCGCTGCCCGACGGCTCCCTGTGGCGCAACGTCGTCACCGAGGAGAAGTCCAAGGTGGCCGAGACCCTCGCGGAGTTCCGCGGCAACTTCCGCTACAACCTGCTGGACGAGAATCTGCGCCGGTTCAACGCCCAGGTGCCCTCGGTCATCCAGTGGGACGACCACGAGGTCCGCAACAACTGGTACCCGGGCGAGGTGATCGCCGCCTCCGACACCCGGTACACCGAGAAGAGCGTCGACGTCCTCGCCTCGCGGGCCCGGCGGGCGTTCAGCGAGTACTTCCCGATCTCCACGCTCCGGGCGGGCCGCACACAGGGCCGTGTCCACCGGGTGCTGCGGCACGGACCGCTGCTCGACGTGTTCGTACTGGACATGCGGACGTACCGCAACGCCAACTCGCCCGACGACCAGACGGTGGACCCGCAGGGCATCCTCGGCCGGGAGCAGCTGGAGTGGCTCAAGCGCGAGCTGTCCCGCTCGCGCGCGGTGTGGAAGGTGATCGCCGCCGACATGCCGATCGGGCTCGTCGTGCCGGACACCACCGAGGGCCGGGCCGACATCGAGGCCGTGGCGCAGGGCGACCCGGGCGCGCCGCTCGGCCGTGAGCTGCAGATCGCCGAGCTGCTGCGGTTCGTCAAGCACCGGCGGATCACCGGCACCGTGTGGCTGACGGCCGACGTGCACCACACCTCGGCCCAGCACTACCAGCCCTCGCGGGCCGCGTTCACCGACTTCGAGCCGTTCTGGGAGTTCGTCTCCGGCCCGCTCAACGCGGGCGCCTTCCCGGCCAACGCGCTCGACGGCACGTTCGGTCCGGAGCGGGTGTTCGTGAAGGCCCCGACGGCGTCCAACGTGTCCCCGGCGGGCGGTTACCAGTTCTTCGGCGAGGTCGACATCGACGGCGACAGCGGGGAGCTGACGGTCCGGCTGCGCGAGCAGGACGGCACCGTGCTGTTCACCCAGGTGCTGCAGCCGGGGCGCGTGGGGCAGTGA
- a CDS encoding alpha/beta fold hydrolase, which translates to MPVTVSFPVTTPGGPQPVTVSYERVGRGEPLLLLHGIGHHRQAWDPVVDILAAERDVIAVDLPGFGVSPALPDGLAYDLPTTTSVFAAFCESLELERPHVAGNSLGGLLALELGREKLVRSVTALSPAGFWSEAERRYAFGVLLTMRHISRRLPLPLVERLSRTAAGRTALTSTIYARPGRRAPEAVVAETLALAQATGFDQTLRAGTTVQFTDDIPGIPVTVGWGTRDWLLVRRQGVRAKQIIPAARLVRLPGCGHCPMNDDPALVARVILDGSR; encoded by the coding sequence ATGCCCGTCACCGTCTCCTTCCCGGTCACCACCCCCGGTGGCCCGCAGCCGGTCACCGTCTCCTACGAGCGGGTGGGCCGCGGTGAACCCCTCCTGCTGCTGCACGGGATCGGCCATCACCGGCAGGCCTGGGACCCGGTGGTGGACATCCTCGCCGCCGAGCGGGACGTCATCGCCGTGGACCTCCCGGGCTTCGGCGTCTCCCCGGCGCTGCCGGACGGGCTCGCCTACGACCTGCCCACCACGACCTCCGTGTTCGCGGCCTTCTGCGAGTCCCTGGAACTCGAACGGCCGCATGTCGCGGGTAATTCGCTCGGCGGTCTGCTCGCCCTGGAACTCGGCCGGGAGAAGCTCGTACGGTCCGTCACCGCGCTGTCCCCCGCCGGATTCTGGTCGGAGGCCGAACGCCGGTACGCCTTCGGTGTCCTGCTCACCATGCGGCACATCTCCCGCCGGCTGCCGCTGCCCCTGGTCGAGCGACTGTCCCGTACGGCGGCCGGGCGCACGGCCCTGACCAGCACCATCTACGCCCGTCCGGGCCGGCGCGCCCCCGAGGCCGTGGTCGCCGAGACGCTCGCGCTGGCCCAGGCCACCGGCTTCGACCAGACGCTGCGGGCGGGCACCACCGTCCAGTTCACCGACGACATCCCCGGTATCCCGGTCACCGTCGGCTGGGGCACCCGCGACTGGCTCCTCGTGCGCCGTCAGGGTGTCCGCGCCAAGCAGATCATCCCGGCCGCCCGTCTGGTCCGCCTCCCCGGCTGCGGCCACTGCCCGATGAACGACGACCCGGCGCTGGTCGCCCGGGTGATCCTGGACGGGAGCCGCTGA
- a CDS encoding NADPH-dependent F420 reductase → MRYGVLGTGQVGRTLGGKLVELGHEVTLGSRTQDNPVGREWAASAGGSAFAGTFAEAAAGAEVVVNAVPGQVALAALEAAGADNLAGKVVVDVSNPLSFEGGEVRLSPVESDSVGEQIQRAFPHARVVKSLNTVNCAVMVDPARVPGRHQIFVCGADADAKAQVTALLGEFGWPADRVLDLGGIQAARSVEMWLPLWLNLMRHFGHADFNLELHTPR, encoded by the coding sequence ATGCGGTACGGGGTGCTGGGCACCGGGCAGGTCGGTCGCACGCTCGGCGGGAAGCTGGTGGAACTGGGCCACGAGGTGACCCTGGGTTCGCGTACGCAGGACAACCCCGTGGGGCGGGAGTGGGCCGCGAGCGCGGGCGGAAGCGCCTTCGCGGGTACGTTCGCCGAGGCCGCCGCGGGCGCCGAGGTGGTCGTGAACGCGGTGCCGGGGCAGGTGGCGCTCGCCGCGCTGGAGGCGGCCGGAGCGGACAACCTCGCCGGGAAGGTCGTGGTGGACGTCTCCAATCCGCTGTCGTTCGAGGGCGGCGAGGTGCGGCTGTCCCCCGTGGAGTCGGACAGCGTGGGCGAGCAGATCCAGCGGGCGTTCCCGCACGCGCGCGTGGTGAAGTCGTTGAACACGGTCAACTGTGCGGTGATGGTCGATCCCGCGCGTGTGCCGGGCCGCCACCAGATCTTTGTGTGCGGCGCGGACGCGGATGCGAAGGCGCAGGTCACGGCGCTGCTCGGGGAGTTCGGCTGGCCGGCGGACCGGGTGCTCGACCTGGGCGGCATCCAGGCGGCGCGGAGTGTGGAGATGTGGCTGCCGCTGTGGCTGAACCTCATGCGCCACTTCGGGCACGCGGACTTCAACCTGGAACTGCACACCCCCCGTTGA
- a CDS encoding GntR family transcriptional regulator, with product MGTTQLESVPEPKYWHLKTVLSEALDSEFAVGEILPNERDLAARFGVARATLRQALEQLELEGRLQRRRGVGTTVAPPRMGVAVGSERQGWPGGGDDAWSCVDCVLEIPPAAVATALETPREEAVHVVRRSRVSHGQPVAAELLYVPAASVPDLTAIGAPSEAARARAVLRELQHLELQGQDRAVELGSARADDARELDRLPGAPVLVVTTRFFARGRTAALSVATYRADTCRLTFGASGGVEIHHGPQRQAS from the coding sequence GTGGGGACCACGCAACTGGAATCGGTACCGGAACCGAAGTACTGGCATCTCAAGACCGTGCTCAGCGAGGCGCTCGACTCCGAGTTCGCCGTCGGCGAGATCCTTCCGAACGAGCGCGACCTGGCCGCCCGCTTCGGTGTCGCCCGCGCGACGCTGCGTCAGGCCCTGGAGCAGCTCGAACTGGAGGGCCGGCTCCAGCGCCGTCGCGGCGTCGGCACGACCGTCGCACCGCCCCGGATGGGCGTCGCCGTCGGCTCGGAGCGGCAGGGCTGGCCCGGCGGCGGGGACGACGCCTGGAGCTGCGTCGACTGCGTCCTCGAGATCCCGCCCGCCGCCGTCGCCACGGCCCTGGAGACCCCGCGCGAGGAGGCCGTGCACGTGGTGCGCCGCTCGCGTGTCTCCCACGGCCAGCCGGTCGCCGCCGAACTCCTCTACGTCCCGGCCGCCTCGGTGCCCGACCTGACCGCCATCGGTGCCCCGTCCGAGGCGGCACGCGCGCGGGCGGTGCTGCGCGAACTCCAGCACCTGGAACTCCAGGGCCAGGACCGCGCCGTGGAGCTGGGCTCGGCCCGCGCGGACGACGCCAGGGAACTCGACCGGCTGCCCGGCGCCCCCGTCCTCGTCGTCACCACCCGCTTCTTCGCCAGGGGCCGTACCGCCGCCCTCTCCGTCGCCACGTATCGCGCTGACACGTGCCGCCTGACGTTCGGAGCCTCCGGCGGCGTGGAGATACACCACGGTCCGCAACGCCAGGCGTCCTGA